In Luteimonas sp. MC1750, the following proteins share a genomic window:
- a CDS encoding LemA family protein codes for MRASTRRSLSMRHLALLVLALMLSGCGYNQIQQKDEAVNAGWSEVLNQYKRRADLVPNLVSTVKGYAAHEQQVLTAVTEARAKVGEINVDAGDPASLEQFQQAQGELSSALSRLMVVVENYPNLKADRGFLDLQTQLEGTENRIAVARGRYIQLVQDYNTYVRSFPQNLIAKMFGYGPRPNFSVENERAIQEAPAVDFGGPDPAATAPQPQPAG; via the coding sequence ATGCGCGCGTCCACCCGTCGGAGCCTGTCCATGCGCCATCTCGCCTTGCTCGTGCTCGCCCTGATGCTCAGCGGCTGCGGCTACAACCAGATCCAGCAGAAGGACGAGGCCGTCAACGCCGGCTGGTCCGAAGTGCTCAACCAGTACAAGCGCCGCGCCGACCTGGTCCCGAACCTCGTCAGCACGGTCAAGGGCTATGCCGCGCACGAGCAACAGGTGCTGACGGCGGTGACCGAGGCCCGCGCGAAAGTCGGCGAGATCAACGTCGATGCCGGCGATCCCGCCTCGCTGGAGCAGTTCCAGCAGGCCCAGGGCGAGCTGTCGAGCGCGCTGTCGCGGCTGATGGTGGTGGTGGAGAACTATCCCAACCTCAAGGCCGACCGCGGCTTCCTCGACCTGCAGACCCAGCTGGAAGGCACCGAGAACCGCATCGCCGTCGCACGCGGCCGCTACATCCAGCTGGTGCAGGACTACAACACCTATGTGCGCTCGTTCCCGCAGAACCTGATCGCGAAGATGTTCGGCTACGGCCCGCGGCCGAACTTCAGCGTCGAGAACGAACGCGCGATCCAGGAGGCGCCGGCGGTCGACTTCGGTGGGCCCGATCCTGCCGCGACGGCCCCGCAGCCGCAGCCGGCCGGCTGA
- a CDS encoding TPM domain-containing protein, translated as MPALLLALLLACLAWAPAHAQPLAAIPPLDSPVVDTTGTLEPARRAQLERQALDLQRSKGSQLQVLVVASTRPETIEQYAQRVFDAWRIGREGVDDAVLVLVARDDRRVRIQPGYGLEGAIPDITAGRIIQEYMAPKFRAGDYGGGLVDGTAVLVRLIEGEPLPEPIADHRGPAPAGGGNWLAALFAAFVAATLVRGVFGRAPAALRGLFTGGAAGGVAWLVSAALGLGGAAAVFGFLYGLSRTSGGRYVRHGGWGGFGGGGWGGGGFGGGGGGFGGGGWSGGGGMSGGGGASGSW; from the coding sequence CTGCCGGCCCTGCTGCTGGCGCTCCTGCTCGCCTGCCTGGCATGGGCTCCCGCGCATGCCCAGCCGCTGGCCGCGATCCCGCCGCTGGATTCGCCGGTGGTCGACACCACCGGCACGCTGGAGCCGGCCCGGCGCGCGCAGCTGGAGCGGCAGGCGCTGGACCTGCAGCGGAGCAAGGGCAGCCAGCTGCAGGTGCTGGTGGTCGCGAGCACGCGGCCCGAGACCATCGAGCAGTACGCGCAGCGGGTCTTCGACGCCTGGCGCATCGGCCGCGAAGGCGTCGACGACGCCGTGCTGGTGCTGGTCGCGCGCGACGACCGGCGCGTGCGCATCCAGCCCGGCTACGGCCTCGAAGGCGCGATTCCCGACATCACCGCCGGGCGCATCATCCAGGAATACATGGCGCCGAAGTTCCGCGCCGGCGACTACGGCGGCGGACTGGTCGACGGCACCGCCGTGCTGGTGCGGCTGATCGAGGGCGAGCCGCTGCCCGAACCGATCGCCGACCATCGCGGCCCCGCGCCCGCGGGCGGCGGCAACTGGCTGGCTGCGCTGTTCGCGGCCTTCGTGGCCGCGACCCTGGTGCGCGGCGTGTTCGGGCGCGCACCGGCCGCGCTGCGCGGGCTGTTCACCGGCGGCGCGGCCGGCGGCGTGGCCTGGCTGGTCTCGGCGGCCCTCGGCCTGGGCGGCGCCGCGGCCGTGTTCGGGTTCCTTTACGGGCTGTCCCGCACCTCCGGCGGCCGCTACGTGCGCCACGGCGGCTGGGGCGGGTTCGGTGGCGGTGGCTGGGGCGGCGGAGGATTCGGCGGTGGTGGTGGCGGCTTCGGCGGCGGTGGCTGGTCCGGCGGTGGCGGCATGAGCGGAGGCGGTGGCGCCTCGGGGAGCTGGTGA
- a CDS encoding TPM domain-containing protein, with translation MARLFRHLFAPSPGRLFPAGRLQRIAGAVAEGERRHRGEVCFAVEPALPAWRALRGLTARERAHEVFSELRVWDTQANNGVLVYLLLADHRIEIVADRGLDGLVGDAEWAAACRLMESRLQAGEPEAAAIAGVEAVSELLARHFPQAPGDPDENELPDLPRLL, from the coding sequence GTGGCGCGTCTCTTCCGGCACCTCTTCGCGCCGTCACCGGGTCGCCTGTTCCCCGCGGGTCGCCTGCAGCGGATCGCGGGAGCGGTGGCCGAAGGCGAACGGCGCCACCGAGGCGAGGTCTGCTTCGCGGTGGAGCCCGCATTGCCGGCGTGGCGCGCGCTGCGCGGCCTGACGGCGCGGGAACGCGCGCACGAGGTGTTTTCCGAACTGCGGGTATGGGATACGCAGGCCAACAACGGCGTGCTGGTCTATCTCCTCCTGGCCGACCATCGCATCGAGATCGTCGCCGACCGTGGCCTGGACGGGCTGGTCGGGGACGCCGAGTGGGCGGCCGCGTGCCGGCTGATGGAGTCGCGGCTGCAGGCGGGCGAGCCCGAGGCGGCCGCGATCGCCGGCGTCGAAGCCGTCTCGGAGCTTCTGGCGCGCCACTTCCCGCAGGCGCCCGGTGACCCCGACGAGAACGAGCTGCCCGACCTGCCGCGCCTGCTCTGA
- the purD gene encoding phosphoribosylamine--glycine ligase — protein sequence MKVLVVGSGGREHALAWKLAQSPRVDEVLVAPGNAGTAVEASCRNVATAATDIEGLLALARGEGVAFTVVGPEAPLVAGIVDRFRAAGLRIFGPTAAAAQLEGSKAYAKAFLARHRIPTAHYAVFTELEPALAHVRAHGAPIVVKADGLAAGKGVVVAMTMDEAEAALHDMLAGNAFGEAGARVVVEEFLDGEEASFIAMVDGRTALPMATSQDHKRVGDGDTGPNTGGMGAYSPAPVVTPDVHARIMREVIEPTVAGMAADGAPFTGFLYAGLMIDADGAPKVIEFNVRFGDPETQPVMMRLRSDFAALVEAGIDGTLDAAVADWDPRPALGVVMAAEGYPATPRLGDPINSLDVPPLADTKAFHAGTRLDGEHAVTAGGRVLCVCALGDSVADAQQRAYAEVAGISWPGEFHRHDIGWRAIARERG from the coding sequence ATGAAAGTGCTGGTCGTGGGTTCGGGTGGGCGCGAGCATGCGCTGGCGTGGAAGCTGGCGCAGTCGCCGCGTGTCGACGAGGTGCTGGTCGCGCCGGGCAATGCCGGCACGGCGGTCGAGGCGAGTTGCCGCAACGTGGCCACCGCGGCGACCGACATCGAGGGCCTGCTGGCGCTGGCGCGCGGCGAGGGCGTGGCGTTCACCGTGGTCGGGCCCGAGGCGCCCCTGGTGGCCGGCATCGTCGACCGCTTCCGCGCCGCCGGCCTGCGGATCTTCGGACCGACGGCGGCGGCCGCTCAGCTCGAGGGCAGCAAGGCTTACGCCAAGGCCTTCCTCGCCCGCCACCGCATCCCGACCGCGCACTACGCGGTGTTCACCGAGCTGGAACCCGCGCTGGCGCACGTGCGCGCACATGGCGCGCCGATCGTGGTCAAGGCCGACGGCCTCGCCGCCGGCAAGGGCGTCGTGGTGGCGATGACGATGGACGAGGCCGAGGCCGCGCTCCACGACATGCTCGCCGGCAACGCCTTCGGCGAGGCGGGCGCGCGCGTGGTGGTCGAGGAATTCCTCGACGGCGAGGAAGCCAGCTTCATCGCCATGGTCGACGGCCGCACCGCGCTGCCGATGGCCACCAGCCAGGACCACAAGCGCGTGGGCGACGGCGACACCGGTCCGAATACCGGCGGCATGGGTGCCTATTCGCCGGCGCCGGTGGTCACGCCCGACGTGCATGCGCGGATCATGCGCGAGGTGATCGAGCCGACCGTCGCCGGCATGGCCGCCGACGGCGCGCCCTTCACCGGCTTCCTGTACGCGGGGCTGATGATCGACGCCGACGGCGCGCCCAAAGTCATCGAGTTCAACGTGCGCTTCGGCGATCCGGAGACGCAGCCGGTGATGATGCGCCTGCGCTCGGACTTCGCTGCGCTGGTCGAAGCCGGCATCGATGGCACGCTCGACGCCGCGGTGGCCGACTGGGATCCGCGGCCCGCGCTGGGCGTGGTGATGGCGGCCGAAGGCTACCCGGCGACCCCGCGCCTGGGCGACCCGATCAACAGCCTCGACGTGCCGCCGCTCGCCGACACCAAGGCCTTCCACGCCGGCACCCGCCTCGACGGCGAACACGCCGTCACCGCCGGCGGCCGCGTGCTCTGCGTCTGCGCCCTGGGCGACAGCGTGGCCGACGCGCAGCAGCGCGCCTATGCCGAGGTCGCCGGCATTTCCTGGCCCGGCGAGTTCCACCGCCACGACATCGGCTGGCGGGCGATCGCGCGCGAACGCGGCTGA
- the purH gene encoding bifunctional phosphoribosylaminoimidazolecarboxamide formyltransferase/IMP cyclohydrolase yields the protein MTTDRLPLRRALLSVSDKTGLVELARVLAARGVELLSTGGTARALREAGLAVRDVADATGFPEMMDGRVKTLHPVVHGGLLGRAGIDEAVMAEHGIGAIDLLVLNLYPFESVTAKAGCSLAEAVENIDIGGPAMLRSAAKNFARVAVATDPAQYAGIVDELGAHDGTLSAATRFALSVAAFNRVAQYDAAIGNYLSAIGDASAAVPVRGDYPAQVNASFVKVMDLRYGENPHQSGAFYRDLYPVPGTLATFTQLQGKELSYNNLADADSAWECVRQFDAPACVIVKHANPCGVATAADGGAAYERAFATDPTSAFGGIIAFNVPVDAATAKSILDRQFVEVLIAPGYAPDALAYCAKKANVRVLRIPPGEGRNLFDSKRIGSGLLMQAADNRGMTTGELKQVSQRAPSAAELRDLLFAWRVAKYVKSNAIVYAKDNATVGVGAGQMSRVYSARIAGIKAADAGLVVEGSVMASDAFFPFRDGLDAAAEAGIRAVIQPGGSMRDAEVIAAADEHDIAMVFTGIRHFRH from the coding sequence ATGACCACCGATCGCCTGCCCCTGCGCCGGGCCCTGCTGTCCGTGTCCGACAAGACCGGACTGGTTGAACTCGCCCGCGTCCTCGCCGCGCGCGGCGTGGAGCTGCTGTCCACCGGTGGCACCGCGCGCGCCCTGCGCGAGGCCGGGCTCGCGGTGCGCGACGTGGCCGACGCCACGGGCTTCCCCGAGATGATGGACGGCCGGGTCAAGACCCTGCACCCGGTGGTGCACGGCGGACTCCTCGGTCGCGCCGGCATCGACGAGGCGGTGATGGCCGAGCACGGCATCGGCGCCATCGACCTGCTGGTGCTGAACCTGTATCCCTTCGAATCGGTGACCGCGAAGGCCGGCTGCAGCCTGGCCGAGGCGGTCGAGAACATCGACATCGGCGGGCCGGCGATGCTGCGCTCGGCGGCGAAGAACTTCGCCCGCGTGGCCGTGGCGACCGATCCCGCGCAGTACGCCGGCATCGTCGACGAACTGGGCGCCCACGACGGCACGCTGTCGGCCGCCACACGCTTCGCGCTGTCGGTGGCCGCGTTCAACCGCGTGGCGCAGTACGACGCCGCGATCGGCAACTACCTGTCGGCGATCGGCGACGCGTCGGCCGCGGTGCCCGTGCGCGGCGACTATCCGGCGCAGGTCAACGCCAGTTTCGTCAAGGTGATGGACCTGCGTTACGGCGAGAACCCGCACCAGTCCGGCGCCTTCTACCGCGACCTGTACCCGGTGCCGGGGACGCTGGCGACCTTCACCCAGCTGCAGGGCAAGGAGCTGTCGTACAACAACCTCGCCGACGCCGATTCGGCCTGGGAGTGTGTGCGCCAGTTCGACGCTCCGGCCTGCGTGATCGTCAAGCACGCCAACCCCTGCGGCGTCGCCACCGCGGCCGATGGCGGCGCGGCCTACGAGCGCGCCTTCGCCACCGACCCGACCTCGGCCTTCGGCGGCATCATCGCCTTCAACGTGCCGGTGGACGCTGCGACCGCCAAGTCGATCCTCGACCGCCAGTTCGTCGAGGTGCTGATCGCGCCGGGTTACGCGCCCGATGCGCTGGCGTACTGCGCGAAGAAGGCCAACGTGCGCGTGCTGCGGATCCCGCCGGGCGAGGGCCGCAACCTGTTCGACAGCAAGCGCATCGGCTCGGGCCTGCTGATGCAGGCGGCCGACAACCGTGGGATGACCACCGGAGAGCTGAAGCAGGTGTCGCAGCGCGCGCCAAGCGCGGCCGAGCTGCGCGACCTGCTGTTCGCCTGGCGGGTGGCGAAGTACGTCAAGTCGAACGCCATCGTGTACGCGAAGGACAACGCCACGGTCGGCGTCGGCGCCGGGCAGATGAGCCGGGTGTATTCGGCGCGGATCGCCGGCATCAAGGCGGCCGACGCGGGGCTGGTGGTCGAGGGCTCGGTGATGGCGTCGGACGCGTTCTTTCCGTTCCGCGACGGGCTGGACGCGGCGGCCGAAGCCGGCATCCGCGCGGTGATCCAGCCGGGCGGTTCGATGCGCGACGCGGAAGTGATCGCGGCCGCGGACGAACACGACATCGCCATGGTGTTCACCGGCATCCGGCATTTCCGGCATTGA
- the fis gene encoding DNA-binding transcriptional regulator Fis, with translation MNAADTNEPQPRGTQRAPLREHVATAVRRYIRDLDGCDAENLYLIALRELEIPLFVEVLNHCEGNQSRAAAMLGIHRATLRRKLRDYDIV, from the coding sequence TTGAACGCCGCCGACACCAACGAGCCGCAGCCCCGCGGCACGCAGCGGGCGCCGCTGCGTGAGCACGTGGCCACCGCCGTGCGCCGCTACATCCGCGACCTGGACGGCTGCGATGCGGAAAACCTCTACCTGATCGCGCTGCGCGAGCTCGAGATCCCGCTGTTCGTCGAAGTGCTGAACCACTGCGAAGGCAACCAGAGCCGTGCCGCGGCCATGCTCGGCATCCACCGCGCGACCCTGCGCCGCAAGCTGCGCGACTACGACATCGTCTGA
- a CDS encoding DUF3426 domain-containing protein, translated as MFVNCPFCRGLVATDPVTDLPPERCPRCAAQLRGAPGAALREPADDARSGVAAAMAEAFGNLDDAVDGGGAADPAADRAAQPAISIANLLQDTPAPVIVVAEPATVDPASRDSVVADPANADPALAGSTTAAVAPAALASHADGSDGAGSSPVGPPATEPVASAPAARSVSVPEAPPVHGETPAHTPTAPTTATATTGTAPRPRRTAPSFARGRTPGSADAPTGRRGWLPAAITALALLLGLQWLLADRARLAADPGWRPLVAGACSVLRCSLPPWREPAAFALLERDVRPHPGTPGALRIVASFRNQAAWAQPWPEVVLTLSDIDGRPLGARAFLPAEYLGGEPPAALLESGEGAVIRMDVLEPAPGAVGFSFDFR; from the coding sequence ATGTTCGTCAACTGCCCGTTCTGCCGCGGACTGGTCGCCACCGACCCGGTGACCGACCTGCCGCCCGAACGCTGCCCGCGCTGCGCGGCGCAGCTGCGCGGGGCGCCCGGGGCGGCCCTGCGCGAGCCCGCCGACGACGCCCGCAGCGGCGTGGCCGCGGCGATGGCCGAAGCGTTCGGCAACCTGGATGACGCGGTCGACGGCGGCGGTGCCGCCGATCCCGCCGCGGACCGCGCCGCGCAGCCGGCGATCTCGATCGCGAACCTGCTGCAGGACACGCCCGCACCCGTGATCGTGGTGGCAGAACCTGCCACCGTGGACCCGGCCAGCAGGGACTCTGTCGTTGCGGACCCTGCCAATGCGGACCCTGCCCTCGCAGGCTCAACAACTGCGGCCGTGGCGCCTGCGGCCCTTGCATCACATGCGGACGGCTCTGACGGGGCGGGCAGTTCGCCCGTCGGGCCGCCGGCGACGGAACCGGTCGCGTCGGCCCCTGCCGCTCGGTCGGTGTCGGTGCCAGAGGCACCTCCGGTGCATGGAGAGACTCCGGCGCACACCCCGACGGCGCCGACGACAGCAACGGCAACGACGGGGACCGCCCCGCGCCCGCGCCGCACGGCGCCGAGCTTCGCCCGTGGCCGCACGCCGGGCTCTGCCGATGCGCCGACCGGCCGCCGCGGGTGGCTGCCCGCCGCGATCACCGCGCTGGCCCTGCTGCTCGGCCTGCAGTGGCTACTCGCCGACCGCGCGCGCCTGGCCGCCGATCCGGGCTGGCGGCCGCTGGTCGCTGGTGCCTGCAGCGTGCTGCGCTGCAGCCTGCCGCCCTGGCGCGAGCCGGCCGCGTTCGCCCTGCTCGAGCGGGACGTGCGTCCGCATCCCGGAACGCCGGGTGCACTGCGCATCGTCGCGAGCTTCCGCAACCAGGCCGCCTGGGCCCAGCCCTGGCCCGAGGTCGTGCTGACGCTGTCGGACATCGACGGCCGGCCACTGGGCGCGCGCGCCTTCCTGCCCGCCGAATACCTCGGCGGTGAGCCGCCCGCCGCGCTGCTGGAGAGCGGCGAAGGCGCGGTGATCCGCATGGACGTGCTGGAGCCCGCACCGGGCGCGGTCGGCTTTTCCTTCGACTTCCGCTGA
- the prmA gene encoding 50S ribosomal protein L11 methyltransferase, whose amino-acid sequence MPFLELTLHCRESEQPRYENALDDVGALAVTMLDADAGTRNEDAILEPGVGETPLWASITLTALFPHDADALLLLAALDSFDPGLDWGRASFRQVEDQDWERAWMDQYEPLRFGRRTWIVPWNRDLPADAGADAAVVRLDPGLAFGSGTHPTTALCLRWLDGLAGDGMLDGVRVLDFGCGSGILALAALKLGAAHATGIDNDPQALQATADNAQRNGVDARMAVHAPGDAPAGTWPVVVANILAAALDTLADTIAGCVAPGGRLALSGILDGQQAPLLARYGEWFEQLRVEVDGDWVRIDGIRRG is encoded by the coding sequence ACGCGCTCGACGACGTCGGCGCGCTGGCGGTGACCATGCTCGACGCCGACGCCGGCACCCGCAACGAAGACGCGATCCTGGAGCCCGGCGTGGGCGAGACGCCGCTGTGGGCCTCGATCACCCTGACCGCGCTGTTCCCGCACGACGCCGACGCGCTGCTGCTGCTCGCCGCGCTGGACAGCTTCGACCCCGGGCTGGACTGGGGCCGCGCCTCCTTCCGCCAGGTCGAGGACCAGGACTGGGAGCGGGCCTGGATGGACCAGTACGAGCCGCTGCGCTTCGGCCGGCGGACCTGGATCGTGCCCTGGAACCGCGACCTGCCGGCGGACGCCGGCGCCGATGCGGCCGTGGTGCGGCTGGACCCGGGGCTGGCCTTCGGATCGGGCACCCACCCCACGACCGCCCTGTGCCTGCGCTGGCTCGACGGCCTCGCCGGCGACGGCATGCTCGACGGCGTGCGCGTGCTCGATTTCGGCTGCGGCAGCGGCATCCTCGCGCTGGCCGCGCTCAAGCTCGGCGCCGCACACGCCACCGGCATCGACAACGACCCGCAGGCCCTGCAGGCCACGGCCGACAATGCCCAGCGCAACGGCGTCGACGCGCGGATGGCGGTGCACGCGCCCGGTGACGCCCCGGCCGGTACGTGGCCGGTGGTGGTGGCGAACATCCTCGCCGCCGCGCTCGACACGCTGGCGGACACCATCGCCGGATGCGTGGCGCCGGGCGGACGGCTCGCGCTCTCGGGCATCCTCGACGGGCAGCAGGCGCCGCTGCTTGCGCGCTATGGCGAGTGGTTCGAGCAACTGCGGGTCGAGGTCGATGGTGACTGGGTTCGCATTGACGGCATCCGCCGCGGCTGA